A section of the Harmonia axyridis chromosome 2, icHarAxyr1.1, whole genome shotgun sequence genome encodes:
- the LOC123672653 gene encoding choline transporter-like protein 1 — MEPIAYEQSPVQELYRFRNLVSDPDDIVIPARPETRRVTDKKFTIVFIIGLIILVPFLAYTLMHSDPNNLRLYDDCGNFCGEENKHYSEWNCTGKDFRNKKYLGMRHRTFSSGIEHKSTRECIENCTNEYYSCEDSDTSKNFKKLLNNIEEGTWTIIISLVTCSALCLVMLLLFKYAVDFTVWFLLISYIGFTAIGAFWSWYVYLNYSAKKKNSDGAISMLRLAIVLSICTVVMMGLLLFFIKRVKLIIQLFKESAKAIFEIPGMVFLPFLTFFPVTLNVILYIVLCFYIFTARTLQDFGNHLEYDFDGAMIFTFILNIFIFLWIAYFMCGAQYMIISGAVSSWFFTRDKNYLDRPLRTSFMVFVKYHLGTVFLGSLIIAIVTFIKAILRALSSNNRTRWIVECCCNEIIAFLRLFSKNAYIQTAMHGQPFFKSGGRAVSLLVSNVENVIAINSLGDYVLIMAQILIIVINGFLSNLIAQASGNENVDIIVTICLVFNIFMVITFFGIFEATIDSMFMCFCEDSLINDGMARPYCMTKGLRQLIENSKTVFK; from the exons ATGGAACCAATAGCCTATGAACAGAGCCCAGTCCAAGAG TTATACAGGTTCCGTAACTTGGTTTCTGATCCAGATGACATTGTTATACCTGCCAGACCTGAGACCAGGCGCGTAACTGACAAAAAATTTACAATTGTGTTCATCATTGGCTTGATTATATTG gttCCCTTCCTTGCTTACACGTTGATGCATTCAGATCCAAATAATTTGAGGTTATATGATGATTGTGGTAACTTCTGTGGCGAAGAAAATAAGCATTACAGTGAGTGGAATTGTACAGGAAAGGATTTCAGAAATAAGAA ataTTTAGGTATGAGACACAGAACATTTTCTTCTGGGATAGAACACAAATCAACCAGAGAATGTATTGAAAACTGCACAAATGA atATTATTCATGTGAGGATTCCGATACTTCTAAAAATTTCAAG aaacttttGAACAATATAGAAGAAGGAACATGGACCATAATAATATCATTAGTGACATGCAGTG CATTATGTTTGGTTATGCTCCTTCTTTTCAAGTATGCTGTTGATTTTACTGTTTGGTTTCTTCTCATTAGTTATATCGGTTTTACTGCAATTGGAGCGTTTTGGTCTTG GTATGTGTATCTGAACTAcagtgccaaaaaaaaaaattctgatggTGCAATATCAATGTTGAGGTTGGCCATTGTTTTAAGCATTTGCACTGTTGTAATGATGGGTCTTTTACTATTTTTCATCAAAAGGGTGAAACTGATCATTCAATTGTTCAAAGAATCAGCAAAAgcgatttttgagattcctggTATGGTTTTTTTACCCTTTCTG ACTTTCTTCCCTGTGACTCTGAATGTGATCCTTTATATTGTTCTATGCTTTTACATATTCACGGCCAGAACATTACAAGATTTTGGTAACCACCTGGAGTATGATTTTGATGGAGCAATGATTTTCACGTttatcttgaatattttcatattccTCTGGATTGCATACTTTATGTGTGGAGCACAATATATGATCATTTCTGGAGCAGTTTCCTCTTGGTTTTTCACTag ggaCAAGAATTACTTGGACCGCCCATTGAGGACTTCTTTCATGGTTTTCGTCAAATATCATTTGGGCACAGTTTTTCTTGGATCCTTGATAATAGCAATTGTTACATTCATCAAGGCGATTTTGAGAGCATTGTCTTCAAATAACAGGACTCGTTGGATTGTTGAATGCTGCTGCAACGAAATTATTGCATTCTTGAGACTATTCTCCAAAAATGCTTACATTCAAACAG cgATGCATGGTCAGCCGTTCTTTAAATCTGGAGGACGAGCAGTGAGTTTGCTGGTCTCCAACGTTGAGAATGTCATCGCCATCAACTCCCTTGGTGACTACGTCCTAATTATGGCTCAGATTTTAATTATTGTTATCAATGGTTTCCTAAGCAATTTAATCGCTCAG GCATCAGGGAATGAGAACGTTGATATCATTGTCACAATTTGTTTggttttcaacatttttatggTTATAACATTCTTTGGCATATTCGAG GCTACCATAGATTCAATGTTCATGTGCTTCTGCGAAGATTCGCTCATCAATGATGGTATGGCCAGGCCATACTGCATGACTAAAGGGCTACGTCAATTGATTGAAAATAGTAAAACTGTTTTCAAATAG
- the LOC123672654 gene encoding choline transporter-like protein 1 isoform X2, with the protein MTFNGNECTDTCKKDYFGCFSEKEVFDPVEKFKKFLNGIEEGTWIIMTSLVTCSALCLVMLLLFKYAVDFTVWFLLIGGMGVTAIGACLSWGQYRRYATYNGDSKKAKKYFELALTLGLITVGMVILLICFIKRVKLVIQLFKESAKAIFEIPGMIYLPFLTFVPVILSLVLYTVLCFYMYTARTLQQVGSNLEYDFDGAMVFTLILNFFMFIWIALFMYGAQYMIISGAVSAWFFTRDKNYLDRPLRTSFMVFVKYHLGTVFLGSLIIAIVTFIKAILRSLSSNNRTRWIVECCCNEILAFLKLFSKNAYVQTAMHGQPFFKSGGRAVSLLVSNVENVIAINSIGDFILAIAQVLIVVINSLLSYQIAKASENENLAGIFIICLIFNIFMVITFFAIFEATIDSMFMCFCEDSLINDGMSRPYYMTKGLRQLIENSKAVFQ; encoded by the exons ATGACCTTCAATGGCAACGAATGTACTGATACCTGCAAAAAAGA TTATTTTGGATGTTTTTCGGAGAAAGAGGTTTTCGACCCTGTTGAGAAGTTCAAG aaatttttgaatggtaTAGAAGAAGGGACATGGATCATAATGACATCATTAGTGACATGCAGTG CATTATGTTTGGTTATGCTCCTTCTTTTCAAGTATGCTGTTGATTTCACGGTTTGGTTTCTTCTCATAGGTGGTATGGGTGTAACTGCAATTGGAGCATGTTTGTCTTG GGGACAATATCGAAGATACGCTACCTATAACGGAGACAGTAAGAaggcaaaaaaatatttcgagttgGCATTAACTTTAGGACTTATAACGGTTGGAATGGTAATTCTTTTAATTTGTTTCATCAAGAGGGTGAAACTGGTCATTCAACTGTTTAAAGAATCAGCCAAAGCTATTTTTGAGATTCCTGGTATGATTTATTTACCCTTTCTG acATTTGTTCCTGTGATTCTGTCTCTGGTCCTTTATACTGTTCTATGCTTTTACATGTACACGGCCAGAACATTACAACAAGTCGGTAGCAACTTAGAGTATGATTTTGATGGAGCTATGGTTTTCACGCTTATcttaaattttttcatgttCATTTGGATTGCATTGTTCATGTATGGAGCACAATATATGATCATTTCTGGAGCAGTTTCTGCTTGGTTTTTCACCAg AGACAAAAATTACTTGGACAGACCATTGAGGACTTCTTTCATGGTCTTTGTAAAATATCATTTGGGTACAGTATTCCTTGGATCCTTGATAATAGCAATTGTTACATTCATCAAGGCGATTTTGAGGAGCTTGTCGTCGAATAACAGAACTCGTTGGATTGTTGAATGCTGCTGCAACGAAATTCTTGCATTCTTGAAACTGTTCTCCAAAAATGCTTACGTTCAAACAG CGATGCATGGCCAGCCTTTCTTCAAATCTGGTGGACGAGCAGTGAGTTTGCTGGTCTCCAACGTTGAGAATGTCATCGCCATCAACTCCATTGGTGACTTCATCCTTGCTATAGCTCAGGTTTTGATTGTTGTTATCAATAGTCTCCTAAGCTATCAGATCGCTAAG GCATCAGAGAACGAGAACTTGGCTGGCATTTTCATAATTTGTttgattttcaacatttttatggTTATAACATTCTTTGCCATATTCGAA GCTACCATAGATTCAATGTTCATGTGCTTCTGCGAAGATTCGCTGATCAATGATGGTATGTCCAGGCCATACTACATGACCAAAGGACTACGTCAATTAATCGAAAATAGTAAGGCTGTTTTTCAATAG
- the LOC123672654 gene encoding choline transporter-like protein 1 isoform X1, whose protein sequence is MEQTVYEESPIQQLYKFRNLASNPNDPNDISIPATPETRSVTDKNYTIVFAIGLIILIPFLGYTLAHSDINNLADHDGCGNLCGQENKKYDEWNCTGQDFRNKKWLAMTFNGNECTDTCKKDYFGCFSEKEVFDPVEKFKKFLNGIEEGTWIIMTSLVTCSALCLVMLLLFKYAVDFTVWFLLIGGMGVTAIGACLSWGQYRRYATYNGDSKKAKKYFELALTLGLITVGMVILLICFIKRVKLVIQLFKESAKAIFEIPGMIYLPFLTFVPVILSLVLYTVLCFYMYTARTLQQVGSNLEYDFDGAMVFTLILNFFMFIWIALFMYGAQYMIISGAVSAWFFTRDKNYLDRPLRTSFMVFVKYHLGTVFLGSLIIAIVTFIKAILRSLSSNNRTRWIVECCCNEILAFLKLFSKNAYVQTAMHGQPFFKSGGRAVSLLVSNVENVIAINSIGDFILAIAQVLIVVINSLLSYQIAKASENENLAGIFIICLIFNIFMVITFFAIFEATIDSMFMCFCEDSLINDGMSRPYYMTKGLRQLIENSKAVFQ, encoded by the exons ATGGAACAAACAGTCTACGAAGAGAGCCCAATCCAACAG cTATACAAGTTCCGTAACTTGGCTTCTAATCCAAATGATCCAAATGACATTAGTATACCTGCCACACCTGAGACTAGAAGCGTAACTGACAAAAACTATACAATTGTGTTTGCCATTGGTTTGATTATTTTG atacccTTTCTTGGTTACACGTTAGCGCATTCAGATATAAACAATTTGGCGGATCATGATGGTTGTGGTAACTTATGTGGCCAGGAAAACAAGAAATATGACGAGTGGAATTGCACAGGACAGGATTTCAGGAATAAGAA ATGGTTGGCTATGACCTTCAATGGCAACGAATGTACTGATACCTGCAAAAAAGA TTATTTTGGATGTTTTTCGGAGAAAGAGGTTTTCGACCCTGTTGAGAAGTTCAAG aaatttttgaatggtaTAGAAGAAGGGACATGGATCATAATGACATCATTAGTGACATGCAGTG CATTATGTTTGGTTATGCTCCTTCTTTTCAAGTATGCTGTTGATTTCACGGTTTGGTTTCTTCTCATAGGTGGTATGGGTGTAACTGCAATTGGAGCATGTTTGTCTTG GGGACAATATCGAAGATACGCTACCTATAACGGAGACAGTAAGAaggcaaaaaaatatttcgagttgGCATTAACTTTAGGACTTATAACGGTTGGAATGGTAATTCTTTTAATTTGTTTCATCAAGAGGGTGAAACTGGTCATTCAACTGTTTAAAGAATCAGCCAAAGCTATTTTTGAGATTCCTGGTATGATTTATTTACCCTTTCTG acATTTGTTCCTGTGATTCTGTCTCTGGTCCTTTATACTGTTCTATGCTTTTACATGTACACGGCCAGAACATTACAACAAGTCGGTAGCAACTTAGAGTATGATTTTGATGGAGCTATGGTTTTCACGCTTATcttaaattttttcatgttCATTTGGATTGCATTGTTCATGTATGGAGCACAATATATGATCATTTCTGGAGCAGTTTCTGCTTGGTTTTTCACCAg AGACAAAAATTACTTGGACAGACCATTGAGGACTTCTTTCATGGTCTTTGTAAAATATCATTTGGGTACAGTATTCCTTGGATCCTTGATAATAGCAATTGTTACATTCATCAAGGCGATTTTGAGGAGCTTGTCGTCGAATAACAGAACTCGTTGGATTGTTGAATGCTGCTGCAACGAAATTCTTGCATTCTTGAAACTGTTCTCCAAAAATGCTTACGTTCAAACAG CGATGCATGGCCAGCCTTTCTTCAAATCTGGTGGACGAGCAGTGAGTTTGCTGGTCTCCAACGTTGAGAATGTCATCGCCATCAACTCCATTGGTGACTTCATCCTTGCTATAGCTCAGGTTTTGATTGTTGTTATCAATAGTCTCCTAAGCTATCAGATCGCTAAG GCATCAGAGAACGAGAACTTGGCTGGCATTTTCATAATTTGTttgattttcaacatttttatggTTATAACATTCTTTGCCATATTCGAA GCTACCATAGATTCAATGTTCATGTGCTTCTGCGAAGATTCGCTGATCAATGATGGTATGTCCAGGCCATACTACATGACCAAAGGACTACGTCAATTAATCGAAAATAGTAAGGCTGTTTTTCAATAG